TACCCAGTTTTCGCTGAATTCATAATGGGTAATTACTGGGTGGTAAAAAGATAATGTTCGGAAAAAATATTAATTGTGGGTGGGCCTCCCGAAACGGGCGGGGCGGCGTAGGCGTGAATGCTGGAAATCCTACAGCACCGAACAAAAGCGCTTGCGTTTCGGTTGATAAACCGGTTCTTTTGCCGGTGATGTTGATTTTCAGCAGAGCGGGCAGAAGCATCCGTTTCGGGCCGCTTTCTTTGGTTCATTTCTTGGCGGGACAAGAAATGAACAAGAAAACAAAGAACAAAAAGGTGTGTATCTATCTGACAATAAAGAATCTGGTGTAAATAAATTTGTTGGATAGAAATTTTTCCTGGTTTAAATCATTGAACCCCTTCGGGGTTCTGCTTCTTGTTATTTTTATTCCGCGGGTTTCACCCGTGGTTAATTTATTTAATCCCTTCGGGATTCCGCAAAACCATTTTGGAAAAGAGGAGAAACCATAATGGATATATGACACAAGCCTTTTTCTTCATCAAAACCAGCTGGTATCGCATCAAAAGATGAATTAGCCTTGATGTTTGGTCTTAATAGACGAGAATCAGTTATTTTTTGTTGGTCGAAAGACTCTTATGGAGAACGTAGAAAATAATCCCCCCTTCATCGTTTAGGCGTCTGCTTGGACAATGAAGGGGGGATGCGTTTTTGCTGAGGAAGCTATTGCGTAGTCCACGGTAGCTGCCCCATTCGTTATTACCCAGCTGTTCTTTATTTCAGATATTTCAAGATGAAATCGGTCATTTTGGTGTACAAATGATACCGTGTGTTTCCTCCATAAATGCCGTGATTTTTATTGGGATAAACCATCATGTCGAATTGTTTGTTGGCACTTACCAATGCCGAAATCATGGTCATGGAGTTAATCGGGTGTACGTTATCGTCGCCACTGCCAAAGATCAGTAAATAATGTCCTTTCATTTGGTTAACATATTTCAGTGGTGAGTTTTCATCGTATCCTTCTTTGTTTTCCTGGGGAGTACGCATGTACCGTTCGGTGTAAATGTTGTCATAAAACCGCCAGTTGGTAACCGGAGCTACAGCTACAGCTGTGCTGAATACACCGGCGCCTTTGGTAATGGCCAGGCTGGCCATAAAACCGCCATAACTCCAGCCGAAAATGCCGATGCGGGTGCTGTCAACGTAAGGAAATTTCGCTATGCGTTTGGCGGCTTCAATTTGGTCGGCAATTTCATATTTCCCTAATTGGAGATAGGTCATTTTTTTGAATAATTCGCCACGGGCTCCGGTGCCCCGGTTATCTACCGAGATGACAACAATCCCTTTTTCTGCCAGCATCTGGAACCAAAAATAGTTACTCCAGCCCCATGAGTTGGTTACGGTTTGAACTCCCGGACCTCCGTAAACATACATCAGCACAGGGTATTTTTTCAGCGGATCAAAATGCGGCGGTTTAATAATCCAGGCATTCAAATTCACCTGTTTCCCGTTCGGAAGTTTAAATTCGGGCGATTGTATGGTGAAAAACTCTTTTTTGCTCAAATCATATTGTTGCATCTTTTTGATAAAAGCCTGATTGTCTTCCAGTACGCGGATTTGCTTTCCGGTGTAGTCGTTTACAGTAATATAAGGTGGGGTGTTTGCATCGCTCCAGGTGTTGATGTAGTAGTCGAAACTTTTGCTGAAAACGGCATCGTTGGTACCGGTGCGGGTTGAGATCATGTGCATTTTTCCTTTCAGGTTGACCGCCATAATATCGCGGTCGAGCGGAGAAGTTTTGGCTGCCTGAAAAAATACCAGCTTTTTGGCCGGATTGTAGCCGTACACTTTCATAACATCCCAGTGCCCTTTGGTGAGTTGTCTCTCTTTTTTACCGGTCATGTCTTCCAGGTAAATGGCATTGTAACCGTTTTTTTCGGAAGTAATCAGAAACTTTTTCCCGTCGGGAAGGAAAGTCAAGTCATCGGTGATGTCAATGTAATATTTATTGTTTTCGGTATAAATAATTTTACTTTTTCCGGTGTTGGCATCAGCCACCAGGATGTCCAGGTGGTTTTGCAGGCGGTTTAATCGTTCGATGGCCAGCTTGTCTGCCTGTGTTGTCCATTTAATACGGGGAATATACTGATCCGGATTAGGGCCTACATCCATTTTAACGGTTTTGCCGGTAGCCAAATCGTAGGTGTAAATCTGTACGATGGAGTTGTTTTCTCCGGCTACCGGATATTTATAGGTGTATTCTTCGGGATAAGCACTTTTTCTCCCGTGATAAAACGGCAGCGTGTACTGTTTTACTTTGCTTTCGTCAAACCGGTAAAAAGCAATCTTTTTTCCGTCGGGTGACCAGAAAAAGGCTTTGGTAAAACTAAATTCTTCTTCGTAAACCCAGTCGCAGGTTCCGTTGATGATTTTGTTTTTCTTTCCGTCAAAAGTGATTTGCTTTTCCTCGCCGGTTTTCAGATCTTTGATAAAAATGTTGTTATCTCTCACAAAAGCCACTTTGTTCCCGTCCGGCGAAAAGTCGGCAAGCCGTTGTTTCCCTTTATCGGAGAGCGGGGTTAGTTTTTTTGTTTTTGAATCCCAGATATAATCGTATGAAATGCGCGAGTGCCGATAAATGTGTTCGGTTTGGGTGGGGAAAATAAATTTGGTTTCGTCTTTATTTACCGAGAAATCCCCAATTTGAATCGGGGTTTTCTTTCCTTCAGGGATCAATTCTTTTCCGTTGACCAGTGTGTAAACCGAATCGCCGGTTTTGTAGTCAAATACGACGATGGAACCGTTTTTGATTTCGGTGTATTGTTTTCCGTTGTTCAGCGATACAATGCCGTGGACCGTTTTAGGATAAAGTGAGTAATTGGTCCATAAATCCCGGAGATTAACATCTTTTTTTTCAGATTGGGAAAACCCGGTTTGGCTGTATACCATGAAAAGTACAACCAAAGAAAACTGGATAAATTTTTTCATTGTAATTGTCTTTTTATTTTTTTACAAAAGTAAGAAATGAAAACCGGAGATTCCACAAAATCAGCGAAAACATTTTTTTGGGAAAAAGCATTTCTTTCAAAGAATTTTTTACTTTTGCAACCCCGATAAAACGGGTAAAGTTCGTATTTATTCTGGCTTAAAAAGGGACATTAGCTCAGTTGGTTTAGAGCATTGCTTTCACAGAGCAGGGGTCACTGGTTCGAATCCAGTATGTCCCACTACCTTTTTGTTTTTCAGGGACATTAGCTCAGTTGGTTTACCTGCCCGCCGAACTATAATAACAAAGGGACGTTAGCTCAGTTGGTTTAGAGCGCTTGCTTGACAGGCAAGAGGTCACTGGTTCGATTCCAGTACGCCCCACACCTCACCGGAATCTTCCGGTTTTTTTATGTCCGGAGTTTTCTGTTTCGTTCGTGAAATATGCCGTTGTAACTTGTTGGCCGCTTTTTCGAATTACAAAATTTTCTTTTGTACCTTTAACCGCTGATTTAAAATTTAACATCATGCTGACAAAATGTATTTTAATCATTTATCCGGAAGTTTATGAAACCAAGCTGGCTATCTTTAAAAATAATGATCCGGTTTTCCTGAAAACCATTCGTCATAGTCAGGAAGAATTATCAAAATTTAAAACTATTCCCGAACAGACGACCTTTCGTAAAAACAGCATTTTAAATGAATTGAAGAAAAATGATCTGGATTTATCGAATATAGAAATCATTATGGGGCGCAGCGGGATGGTGAAACCGGTGGCGCAGGGCGTTTATGAAATTAACCGGGCGATGGTGAATGATTTGACGGTGGGCGTGATGGGGATGCATGAAACCAATCTCGGAGGCCTGATTGCTTATGAAATAGCCCGTGAGTGGGGTAAAAAAGCATATATGGCCAATCCGGTAGTGGTGGATGAACTCTCGGAAGTGGCACGGGTAACCGGTCATCCGGAATTTGAAAGAAAATCCATTTTCCATGCTTTGAACCATAAACATGTGGCTTGTAAGTATGCCAAAACCATGAATAAAAATTATGAAGATCTGAATCTGATTATTTGCCATATCGGCAGCGGGGGAATTTCCATCGGTGCCCATCAGCATGGCCGGGTAGTAGACGTGAATCAGGCCTTTGACGGCGGAGGCCCTTTTTCTATTCGTCGTACCGGAACCCTGCCGGTCGGACAACTGGTGCATTATTGCTTTCACAGCGGGAAAACCGAAGCGGAAATCATGGAGATGATCACTTCCAAAGGCGGGTATTACGCTTATCTCGGAACGGACAATATTGACAAAATCAACCGGCTGATTGCCGAAGGTGACGAAAAAGCCACTTTTATTTCACGGGCGTTGGCGTATGCT
The sequence above is drawn from the Candidatus Sulfidibacterium hydrothermale genome and encodes:
- the buk gene encoding butyrate kinase; this translates as MLTKCILIIYPEVYETKLAIFKNNDPVFLKTIRHSQEELSKFKTIPEQTTFRKNSILNELKKNDLDLSNIEIIMGRSGMVKPVAQGVYEINRAMVNDLTVGVMGMHETNLGGLIAYEIAREWGKKAYMANPVVVDELSEVARVTGHPEFERKSIFHALNHKHVACKYAKTMNKNYEDLNLIICHIGSGGISIGAHQHGRVVDVNQAFDGGGPFSIRRTGTLPVGQLVHYCFHSGKTEAEIMEMITSKGGYYAYLGTDNIDKINRLIAEGDEKATFISRALAYAVSKEIASHYATLEGKVDAIILTGMIFDSEQFLENVKKRIGGIAPIALYPSVNDFEALGRYGMMVLKGEVQVKVYE
- a CDS encoding S9 family peptidase, which produces MKKFIQFSLVVLFMVYSQTGFSQSEKKDVNLRDLWTNYSLYPKTVHGIVSLNNGKQYTEIKNGSIVVFDYKTGDSVYTLVNGKELIPEGKKTPIQIGDFSVNKDETKFIFPTQTEHIYRHSRISYDYIWDSKTKKLTPLSDKGKQRLADFSPDGNKVAFVRDNNIFIKDLKTGEEKQITFDGKKNKIINGTCDWVYEEEFSFTKAFFWSPDGKKIAFYRFDESKVKQYTLPFYHGRKSAYPEEYTYKYPVAGENNSIVQIYTYDLATGKTVKMDVGPNPDQYIPRIKWTTQADKLAIERLNRLQNHLDILVADANTGKSKIIYTENNKYYIDITDDLTFLPDGKKFLITSEKNGYNAIYLEDMTGKKERQLTKGHWDVMKVYGYNPAKKLVFFQAAKTSPLDRDIMAVNLKGKMHMISTRTGTNDAVFSKSFDYYINTWSDANTPPYITVNDYTGKQIRVLEDNQAFIKKMQQYDLSKKEFFTIQSPEFKLPNGKQVNLNAWIIKPPHFDPLKKYPVLMYVYGGPGVQTVTNSWGWSNYFWFQMLAEKGIVVISVDNRGTGARGELFKKMTYLQLGKYEIADQIEAAKRIAKFPYVDSTRIGIFGWSYGGFMASLAITKGAGVFSTAVAVAPVTNWRFYDNIYTERYMRTPQENKEGYDENSPLKYVNQMKGHYLLIFGSGDDNVHPINSMTMISALVSANKQFDMMVYPNKNHGIYGGNTRYHLYTKMTDFILKYLK